The following proteins come from a genomic window of Brassica napus mitochondrial linear plasmid, complete sequence:
- the orf3 gene encoding hypothetical protein, which yields MIFSNRMYDSTLFHKRMMCVSQKRTMMSFVNQCKYSLYKNMYHKIIYFSFLKKPLSVEIQSPDVLLENRIYSPYFMKISERIHNKSVYMINQYWRNRLNYITSFYKSYIDELVKSTFHKYNQPLDLTGLHPDVQIIQRLRHAYLILRFKQSMMKSGFTYKNMKELLDYRTTLFSILVTIITLLMEISPEALLIKPDAFFCEKLPEVLNYVREGYVHNVWTTPSEPINCVGKDILPQTTSFDPLHLSKKLIQPIEENEIEEIEIEESIEELLIPQTPGMVRRKTIAYMFATMMIVITILDQSGYSHIIELEKAFYSIG from the coding sequence ATGATTTTCTCAAATAGAATGTATGATTCGACCCTCTTTCATAAGAGAATGATGTGTGTTTCCCAAAAACGAACGATGATGTCATTTGTGAATCAATGCAAATATAGTTTATATAAAAATATGTATCATAAGATTATCTATTTTAGTTTTTTAAAAAAACCTCTCTCTGTAGAGATTCAATCTCCAGATGTCTTATTAGAGAATCGCATTTATTCTCCTTATTTTATGAAAATCAGTGAGAGAATACATAATAAATCAGTCTATATGATCAATCAATATTGGCGAAATAGATTGAATTATATCACCTCTTTTTATAAATCATATATTGATGAACTAGTCAAAAGTACTTTTCATAAGTATAATCAACCCTTAGATTTGACAGGATTACATCCTGACGTTCAAATCATTCAAAGGTTGAGACATGCTTATCTCATTCTGAGGTTTAAACAAAGCATGATGAAATCTGGATTTACATATAAGAATATGAAAGAATTGTTGGATTACCGCACAACTCTCTTTAGTATACTCGTGACTATAATAACTTTATTGATGGAGATCTCTCCTGAAGCTCTTTTGATCAAACCGGATGCTTTCTTTTGTGAGAAATTACCAGAAGTTCTGAACTATGTACGAGAGGGGTATGTTCATAATGTTTGGACAACACCTAGTGAGCCTATAAATTGTGTTGGTAAAGACATCTTACCTCAAACAACATCCTTTGATCCACTTCATCTTTCTAAAAAATTGATTCAACCAATTGAAGAAAATGAAATTGAAGAAATTGAAATTGAAGAATCAATTGAAGAACTACTGATTCCACAAACACCCGGTATGGTTAGGAGGAAAACCATTGCCTACATGTTTGCAACTATGATGATTGTCATCACTATATTGGATCAGAGTGGATATTCCCATATCATAGAATTGGAGAAGGCATTCTATTCTATAGGATAG
- the orf6 gene encoding hypothetical protein codes for MFKYLATIRVIHNCFQKMNQTTSMLYRCYSNESSDENSDSDNIVYNKKILIEKYDETKNVLLKKFWKDCESTIKERGLNNTTLQVSEYNQSVFKLLRDNKFILNEENPNRDEDLQKLELEIENLTVKFDKETIFKSSFTLIELLLKDKRCCVRDYLKDHLPDKCLSAIYKLNEYTIECGIIHVLGSLFDHLNDINHIRLSTLIDHLEMHIVTQLVLLYRSFNPNLTYYELKYLKLDDYVIYDLVEDKKVKGKPNATIKIRNYILGKKLVEFMTERGIITILNKGNENVNYKTEGYKDNLLYVECAFDINLLPIKLNLPMISPPVDWYSIKKDNNPNVPTYMSDIKGGYLVGATGEFYNRFKLLTSKNIDRFYLSFRKDPSNMLEILSFLQRQKFLINKSMLKFIKDNRLALENVDLLIDQCLANINTLAAYELLDEMFYRTDLKTNIKGYFRLDELKENLNKRIQRARYEEFIFQLADAYADYPLYLPAFLDFRGRIYRSGVLHFHERDLAKSLIIFSNSEKDINEINNFSENRIDSGIYNLAIATGFKYQKFSNYKESYDWIKNELIPNQSNILEFARNADDPFQFLSKALYLLYFISENEKGTSFYSSDLRYLLNEIPVSQDASASAYQIMSFLLLNEDLGKGTNMIYGSEDKIQDLYSSLKDELVEYLLKTKCSNDYPQCEDFVKTQIDRKFVKRLFMPLIYGKTIMSMTNDIKLYSERKLPYKAYFKIANDCLEFWRMKFPDIVNLMKLLNLVGWFKSQMNKPVLYGHMLFTTHQFYTKSVKTQISIYDRKTKKRHRVTLKLPTPERDIRKSQVSTCVNFIHQRDACIAMLVVDKLNRYHEHASMYTVHDNFITSPYYSNIIDISNQNYQFKIPSLYLEAFKYIEKPSNIVMTFLMNNLIYFESESYNMIYTCHISFNTLYNLVIKKYKGNPSEIREEIKYFHDDVSSIFRKNKKVFDDNLSDNIIITDELSLIAKNKFYDMYQNILGNFLPDLPGKGVNYIFDREDFRYFLKLNRDSFCHTKVDKKTWDIKTNIFLTCFDQYYTNITDTKYESYPEGLKHQIESYNPNYSLHY; via the coding sequence ATGTTCAAGTATCTGGCTACTATTCGAGTAATTCATAATTGTTTTCAAAAAATGAATCAAACAACATCTATGCTTTATAGATGCTATTCAAATGAATCATCAGACGAAAATTCAGATTCAGATAATATCGTTTATAATAAAAAAATTTTAATTGAAAAATATGATGAAACAAAAAATGTTCTATTGAAGAAATTCTGGAAGGATTGTGAATCTACCATTAAAGAAAGAGGTCTTAATAATACAACTTTACAAGTCAGTGAATACAATCAATCTGTGTTTAAACTATTAAGAGATAACAAATTTATTTTAAATGAAGAAAATCCAAATAGAGATGAAGATCTTCAAAAGTTGGAACTTGAGATTGAAAATCTTACTGTTAAGTTTGATAAAGAAACAATATTCAAAAGTTCTTTTACTTTAATTGAACTTCTTCTCAAAGATAAAAGATGTTGTGTAAGAGATTATTTGAAAGATCATTTGCCTGATAAATGCTTATCAGCAATATATAAATTAAATGAGTATACTATAGAATGCGGTATCATTCATGTACTAGGAAGTCTTTTCGATCATTTGAATGATATCAATCATATAAGGTTATCAACTTTGATTGATCATCTTGAAATGCATATTGTAACACAATTAGTTCTATTATATAGGAGCTTTAATCCTAATTTAACCTATTATGAATTGAAGTATCTTAAACTGGATGATTATGTCATATATGATCTGGTCGAAGACAAAAAGGTCAAAGGTAAACCAAATGCAACTATTAAGATTAGAAATTATATTCTAGGTAAGAAGTTAGTTGAATTCATGACAGAGAGAGGTATTATCACAATACTGAATAAGGGTAATGAGAATGTGAATTACAAAACTGAAGGTTATAAAGACAATCTTTTGTATGTTGAATGTGCTTTTGACATCAATTTACTTCCTATAAAACTCAATCTTCCTATGATCAGCCCACCTGTTGATTGGTATAGTATCAAAAAGGATAATAATCCTAACGTACCTACTTATATGAGTGATATTAAAGGTGGATACTTAGTTGGTGCTACCGGAGAATTCTACAACAGATTTAAATTATTAACTTCTAAGAATATCGATAGGTTCTATCTTTCTTTCAGAAAAGACCCTTCTAATATGTTAGAAATTTTATCTTTTTTGCAGAGACAAAAATTTTTAATCAATAAATCAATGTTGAAATTTATCAAAGATAATCGTTTAGCCTTAGAGAATGTGGATCTTCTTATTGATCAATGCCTTGCAAATATTAACACTTTAGCTGCTTACGAACTATTAGATGAGATGTTCTATCGAACAGACTTAAAAACTAATATAAAAGGTTATTTTAGGTTAGATGAGTTGAAAGAAAACCTTAATAAAAGGATACAGCGAGCTAGGTATGAGGAATTTATTTTCCAGCTTGCTGATGCATATGCTGATTATCCTTTATATCTTCCTGCATTCCTTGACTTCCGTGGTAGAATTTACCGCTCAGGTGTGTTACATTTTCACGAGCGTGATTTGGCTAAAAGCTTGATAATCTTTTCAAACTCTGAAAAAGATATCAATGAAATCAACAATTTTTCAGAAAATCGAATTGATAGTGGTATCTATAATTTAGCAATAGCTACAGGGTTCAAATATCAAAAATTCTCTAACTATAAAGAATCTTATGATTGGATCAAAAATGAGTTGATTCCTAATCAATCTAATATCTTAGAGTTTGCACGTAATGCTGATGATCCATTCCAGTTCCTATCTAAAGCTTTATATTTATTATATTTTATATCTGAAAATGAAAAAGGTACTAGTTTCTATAGTTCAGATTTGAGGTATCTATTAAATGAAATTCCTGTGAGTCAGGATGCATCCGCAAGTGCTTACCAAATTATGAGCTTTCTCTTGTTAAACGAAGATCTTGGTAAGGGAACTAATATGATATATGGTTCTGAGGATAAGATACAAGATTTGTATTCTTCTTTGAAAGATGAACTTGTTGAATATTTATTAAAGACAAAATGTAGTAATGATTACCCTCAATGTGAGGATTTTGTCAAAACTCAAATAGATCGTAAATTTGTGAAAAGACTCTTTATGCCTTTAATATATGGTAAAACTATTATGTCAATGACTAATGATATAAAGCTATATAGTGAAAGGAAACTTCCTTACAAGGCTTACTTTAAGATTGCAAATGATTGCTTAGAATTTTGGAGGATGAAATTTCCTGATATTGTGAATTTGATGAAATTGCTTAACCTTGTTGGTTGGTTTAAGTCACAGATGAATAAGCCTGTTTTATATGGACATATGTTATTTACAACACATCAGTTTTACACAAAAAGTGTAAAGACACAAATTTCTATCTATGACCGTAAAACAAAGAAAAGGCATAGGGTTACCCTCAAACTCCCTACGCCTGAGCGGGATATACGAAAGAGTCAAGTGTCCACTTGCGTGAACTTCATTCATCAGAGAGATGCTTGTATTGCTATGCTTGTTGTTGATAAATTAAATAGATATCATGAACATGCTTCCATGTACACGGTACACGACAATTTTATAACGTCACCTTATTACTCAAACATTATAGATATATCTAATCAAAATTATCAATTTAAAATTCCCTCTTTATACTTAGAAGCATTCAAATATATTGAAAAACCTAGCAATATTGTTATGACATTTCTTATGAATAATTTAATTTATTTCGAATCCGAATCATACAATATGATATATACATGTCATATATCGTTTAATACTCTATATAATTTAGTTATAAAAAAATATAAGGGTAATCCCTCTGAAATTAGAGAAGAAATAAAATATTTTCATGATGATGTATCATCTATATTTAGAAAAAATAAAAAAGTGTTTGATGATAATTTATCCGATAATATCATTATAACTGATGAATTATCATTGATAGCAAAAAATAAATTTTATGATATGTATCAGAATATATTGGGTAATTTTTTACCAGATCTTCCTGGTAAAGGGGTTAACTATATCTTTGATAGAGAGGATTTTAGATATTTTCTAAAACTAAACCGGGATTCGTTTTGTCATACAAAAGTAGATAAAAAAACATGGGATATAAAAACAAATATTTTTTTGACTTGTTTTGACCAGTATTATACAAATATTACAGATACAAAGTATGAATCTTATCCAGAAGGTTTGAAACATCAAATAGAATCTTATAATCCAAATTATAGCTTGCACTATTGA
- the orf4 gene encoding hypothetical protein, whose product MNMILSFRMYDSTLSQKCYPKLLFSNYNFSGKIICSGVQVRTVSPSSLFKMRKLYSLMMTTRESNNRNQSMKTISESNSRNQSMLKEHGEVCIKPNQSSSFRSSSISSEKYGSVADATPLLRSGLTNTSAIGGVVSSSGRKEALGKIVQDSSNVIDLSIGERLLLNDESRMRMKFSSFSTSGLKSLDPSMSMTLNILHRKGIKVPQILSDVVLSNPIFLSDISLFVLIFIGIMFNDHIYLIHMSSNPLALFCKVYPAFTDNLRDIYVNNLCRIDKKPIPCECGDIFNNIVKEQVPENIYDPLDLNELSPPKKVKNLICALGGIILLMFFLEKTGGTEILKDATFFQWYQGFQVNHMTLYKSK is encoded by the coding sequence ATGAATATGATTCTATCTTTTAGAATGTATGATTCCACCCTCTCTCAGAAGTGCTATCCAAAGCTCCTATTTAGTAACTATAACTTCTCTGGCAAGATAATCTGTAGTGGTGTTCAAGTACGTACTGTATCCCCTTCCTCTTTATTTAAAATGAGAAAACTGTATTCTCTGATGATGACTACTAGGGAAAGTAATAATAGGAATCAGAGTATGAAGACTATTAGTGAAAGTAATAGTCGGAATCAGAGTATGTTGAAAGAACATGGAGAAGTATGTATCAAACCTAATCAATCATCTTCTTTCAGAAGTTCGTCTATCTCTAGTGAAAAGTATGGATCTGTAGCTGACGCAACTCCACTTCTAAGGAGTGGTTTGACTAACACAAGTGCTATAGGTGGTGTAGTCTCATCAAGTGGAAGGAAAGAGGCTTTAGGAAAGATTGTGCAAGATAGCAGTAATGTGATCGATTTATCTATAGGTGAAAGATTATTATTAAACGATGAAAGTAGGATGAGAATGAAATTCTCATCATTCTCAACATCTGGATTGAAAAGTTTGGATCCTTCTATGTCAATGACATTAAATATTTTACATAGAAAAGGCATAAAAGTTCCCCAGATTCTCTCTGATGTAGTATTATCAAACCCAATCTTTCTGTCTGACATCTCTTTATTTGTTTTAATATTTATTGGTATCATGTTTAATGATCACATATATCTCATTCATATGAGTAGTAATCCTCTCGCATTATTTTGTAAGGTGTATCCTGCTTTTACAGATAATCTACGGGATATTTATGTCAATAACTTATGTCGTATAGACAAAAAACCTATTCCATGTGAATGCGGTGATATATTCAATAATATTGTCAAGGAACAAGTACCCGAAAACATCTACGACCCACTGGATTTAAATGAGCTTTCTCCTCCTAAGAAGGTTAAAAATCTGATCTGTGCCCTGGGTGGTATTATTCTTCTCATGTTCTTTCTGGAGAAGACTGGAGGCACTGAAATTCTTAAGGATGCTACTTTTTTTCAGTGGTATCAAGGTTTTCAAGTGAATCATATGACTTTATACAAGTCCAAGTAA
- the orf1 gene encoding hypothetical protein, translating into MIPINIKTNKEMSDRKIGFDNTTSERIWGTFMPFLCKIFNVIDIEGSKLFNPDVENDENFILILLSSFNNNLSPIDKSITLLLSCTIFPKASFLPLDETTPPIALVLVKPLLRSGVASATDPYFSLEIDELLKEDD; encoded by the coding sequence ATGATACCAATAAATATTAAAACAAATAAAGAGATGTCAGACAGAAAGATTGGGTTTGATAATACTACATCAGAGAGAATCTGGGGAACTTTTATGCCTTTTCTATGTAAAATATTTAATGTCATTGACATAGAAGGATCCAAACTTTTCAATCCAGATGTTGAGAATGATGAGAATTTCATTCTCATCCTACTTTCATCGTTTAATAATAATCTTTCACCTATAGATAAATCGATCACATTACTGCTATCTTGCACAATCTTTCCTAAAGCCTCTTTCCTTCCACTTGATGAGACTACACCACCTATAGCACTTGTGTTAGTCAAACCACTCCTTAGAAGTGGAGTTGCGTCAGCTACAGATCCATACTTTTCACTAGAGATAGACGAACTTCTGAAAGAAGATGATTGA